One segment of Pseudomonas sp. FP2196 DNA contains the following:
- the leuD gene encoding 3-isopropylmalate dehydratase small subunit, with amino-acid sequence MKAFTQHTGLVAPLDRANVDTDQIIPKQFLKSIKRTGFGPNLFDEWRYLDVGQPYQDNSKRPLNKDFVLNAERYQGASVLLARENFGCGSSREHAPWALEEYGFRSIIAPSYADIFFNNSFKNGLLPIILSDAEVDELFKQVEAEPGYQLQVDLQAQTVTRPDGKVYSFEIDAFRKHCLLNGLDDIGLTLQDGDAIATFEAKHRVSQPWLFRDA; translated from the coding sequence ATGAAAGCTTTTACCCAGCACACTGGTCTTGTCGCGCCCTTGGATCGTGCCAACGTCGACACCGATCAGATCATTCCCAAGCAATTCTTGAAGTCGATCAAGCGCACCGGTTTCGGCCCTAACCTGTTCGACGAATGGCGTTATCTGGATGTGGGGCAACCGTATCAGGACAACTCCAAGCGCCCGCTGAACAAGGACTTCGTCCTCAACGCCGAACGTTATCAAGGCGCCAGCGTGTTGCTGGCCCGCGAGAACTTCGGTTGCGGCTCCAGCCGTGAACATGCGCCGTGGGCGCTGGAAGAATACGGTTTTCGCAGCATCATCGCGCCGAGCTACGCCGACATCTTCTTCAACAACAGCTTCAAGAACGGCTTGCTGCCGATCATCTTGAGCGACGCGGAAGTCGACGAACTGTTCAAACAGGTCGAAGCCGAGCCGGGCTATCAATTGCAGGTCGATCTGCAAGCGCAAACCGTGACCCGTCCGGATGGCAAGGTTTACAGCTTTGAAATCGATGCGTTCCGCAAACATTGCCTGTTGAACGGTCTGGACGATATCGGTTTGACCTTGCAGGACGGTGATGCGATTGCGACGTTTGAGGCCAAACATCGGGTCAGCCAGCCGTGGTTGTTCCGCGACGCGTGA
- a CDS encoding class I SAM-dependent methyltransferase, with the protein MTSSAQHAQVVQKQFGEQAAAYLSSAVHAQGTEFALLKAELAGQGEARVLDLGCGAGHVSFHVSPLVREVVAYDLSQQMLDVVAAAAVDRGLSNIATVNGAAERLPFADGEFDFVFSRYSAHHWSDLGLALREVRRVLKPGGVAVFVDVLSPGSPLFDTYLQSVEVLRDTSHVRDYSAGEWLRQVSEAGLYTRSTKRQRLRLEYSSWVERMRTPEVMRAAIRQLQQSMGNEVREYFEIDADGSFSTDVIVLMAER; encoded by the coding sequence ATGACCAGCTCCGCCCAGCACGCTCAGGTCGTACAGAAGCAATTCGGTGAACAGGCCGCCGCCTACCTGAGCAGCGCCGTTCACGCTCAGGGAACCGAATTTGCACTGCTAAAGGCTGAACTGGCGGGGCAGGGCGAGGCCCGGGTGCTGGATCTGGGTTGTGGCGCCGGGCATGTGAGCTTTCACGTCTCACCGCTGGTCCGGGAAGTGGTGGCTTACGATCTGTCGCAGCAAATGCTCGACGTGGTCGCGGCCGCTGCTGTTGATCGCGGCCTGAGCAACATCGCCACGGTCAACGGCGCCGCCGAGCGTCTGCCGTTTGCCGATGGCGAGTTCGACTTCGTGTTCAGCCGTTATTCGGCGCATCACTGGAGTGATCTCGGTCTGGCCCTGCGTGAAGTGCGCCGGGTGCTGAAACCGGGCGGTGTGGCGGTGTTCGTTGACGTGTTGTCGCCCGGCAGTCCGTTGTTCGACACTTACCTGCAAAGCGTCGAAGTACTGCGCGACACCAGCCATGTGCGCGATTATTCCGCCGGCGAGTGGTTGCGTCAGGTCAGCGAAGCTGGCCTGTATACCCGCAGCACCAAGCGTCAACGCCTGCGTCTGGAGTACAGCAGTTGGGTCGAGCGCATGCGCACACCCGAAGTGATGCGCGCGGCGATCCGCCAGTTGCAGCAGTCGATGGGCAACGAAGTGCGCGAATATTTTGAGATTGATGCCGACGGCTCGTTCAGTACAGATGTGATTGTGTTGATGGCTGAACGCTAA